A single genomic interval of Daucus carota subsp. sativus chromosome 1, DH1 v3.0, whole genome shotgun sequence harbors:
- the LOC108225048 gene encoding uncharacterized protein LOC108225048 isoform X2 — MCMKQMPWIYCSPGFVFCVCLKCAMFQVDYFISRKIKHQSHTQHQLALIQRPSSFKCDACNAEDSIKDMSYKCVDCPFWIHKSCADAPTSFLFHFHKKHPLMLSFSLPQIHHKFAQHCRLCNGKLGELNWLYYCSKCRYFAHFQCARSRQMLSSSENEEYPELVHLPAATESSVNLLFEQFIKEMNGPKNEEGCSTRLKDWAHVTHPLQLVTHDELHDEKDLLLMCDGCARPIRNDGHVFYACVPCQYFLHKFCGELPTTDHQIIPSYELFRCDWCQYLGNGIYFRRDLPRNSWLWDLGPIKQHIACSALPKMIKHDSHPHPLHFNSHYTTYCKACGGLLIPRHGCEGCDFHLCAGCIMKPSRVKHRWDPHPLRLIYDPGMVEDHEHEFQCEFCSQDLDTNLWFYHCDDCDLSFHLRCYDESCYLNFSHVKYGATDIIKDHLHPHSLTFVLNKRFRLCGKCHDGQNSGPVLECAPCKTIFCAYCSGMRSVYY, encoded by the exons ATGTGTATGAAACAAATGCCATGGATTTACTGCAGTCCTGGTTTTGTATTCTGTGTTTGTCTTAAATGTGCCATGTTCCAAGTTGATTATTTCATAAGCCGTAAAATTAAGCATCAATCTCACACTCAACACCAACTAGCCCTAATCCAACGTCCATCTTCATTCAAATGTGATGCTTGCAATGCGGAGGATAGTATTAAAGACATGTCATATAAATGTGTGGATTGTCCGTTTTGGATTCACAAGAGCTGCGCGGATGCTCCTACCTCTTTCCTCTTTCATTTCCACAAAAAACACCCTCTTATGCTCTCATTTTCTTTGCCACAAATTCATCACAAATTTGCACAGCATTGCAGACTCTGCAATGGAAAGCTGGGTGAATTAAATTGGCTGTACTATTGTTCCAAATGCAGATATTTCGCCCATTTTCAATGTGCTAGATCAAGGCAGATGTTGAG CTCTTCTGAAAACGAAGAATATCCCGAACTTGTGCACCTCCCAGCAGCTACTGAATCCTCTGTAAATTTATTGTTTGAGCAATTTATCAAGGAGATGAATGGTCCAAAGAACGAGGAAGGATGTAGCACTCGTCTTAAAGATTGGGCTCATGTGACACATCCTCTGCAGCTTGTTACACACGATGAGTTACACGATGAGAAAGATTTATTATTGATGTGCGATGGCTGTGCCAGACCCATCCGAAATGATGGCCATGTTTTCTATGCTTGTGTTCCTTGCCAATATTTTCTGCATAAATTCTGCGGTGAATTACCCACCACAGACCACCAAATAATTCCATCATACGAGCTTTTTCGTTGTGATTGGTGTCAATATTTGGGCAATGGTATATATTTCCGCAGAGATCTGCCAAGAAACTCGTGGTTATGGGATCTTGGACCTATTAAACAACATATAGCATGCTCAGCCCTACCCAAAATGATCAAACACGACTCCCACCCTCACCCACTTCACTTCAATAGTCATTATACTACTTATTGCAAAGCTTGTGGAGGGCTTTTAATTCCAAGGCACGGTTGCGAAGGTTGTGATTTCCATTTATGTGCAGGATGTATTATGAAGCCAAGTCGAGTGAAACATCGGTGGGATCCTCACCCCCTCCGCTTGATTTATGATCCTGGCATGGTTGAGGATCACGAACATGAGTTTCAATGTGAGTTCTGTTCTCAAGATTTGGACACGAACCTTTGGTTCTATCACTGCGACGATTGTGATCTTTCGTTTCATCTCAGATGTTATGATGAATCATGTTATCTCAACTTCTCACATGTCAAGTATGGAGCTACTGATATTATTAAAGACCATCTCCATCCTCACAGCCTCACGTTTGTACTCAATAAGAGGTTTCGTCTTTGCGGAAAATGTCACGACGGTCAGAATAGCGGGCCTGTCCTTGAATGTGCACCATGCAAAACCATATTCTGTGCGTACTGCTCTGGAATGCGGTCCGTGTATTATTAG
- the LOC108225048 gene encoding uncharacterized protein LOC108225048 isoform X1 gives MDHFSHEHPLILNEDYVARGGDMCNACNEEIVSCKSFVFSCSRSSSITGITSTDHKDVDGKCNKFLLHKTCAESPRRIQSLRNREEFLDLRVNIHRQQTWEQFLSKRPAEFYTCNMCMKQMPWIYCSPGFVFCVCLKCAMFQVDYFISRKIKHQSHTQHQLALIQRPSSFKCDACNAEDSIKDMSYKCVDCPFWIHKSCADAPTSFLFHFHKKHPLMLSFSLPQIHHKFAQHCRLCNGKLGELNWLYYCSKCRYFAHFQCARSRQMLSSSENEEYPELVHLPAATESSVNLLFEQFIKEMNGPKNEEGCSTRLKDWAHVTHPLQLVTHDELHDEKDLLLMCDGCARPIRNDGHVFYACVPCQYFLHKFCGELPTTDHQIIPSYELFRCDWCQYLGNGIYFRRDLPRNSWLWDLGPIKQHIACSALPKMIKHDSHPHPLHFNSHYTTYCKACGGLLIPRHGCEGCDFHLCAGCIMKPSRVKHRWDPHPLRLIYDPGMVEDHEHEFQCEFCSQDLDTNLWFYHCDDCDLSFHLRCYDESCYLNFSHVKYGATDIIKDHLHPHSLTFVLNKRFRLCGKCHDGQNSGPVLECAPCKTIFCAYCSGMRSVYY, from the exons ATGGATCATTTCAGCCACGAGCATCCACTGATCCTGAATGAAGATTACGTTGCTAGAGGGGGTGATATGTGTAATGCCTGCAACGAAGAGATCGTCTCATGTAAGTCATTTGTTTTCAGTTGCAGCCGCAGCAGCAGCATCACGGGCATCACAAGTACTGATCATAAGGATGTTGATGGAAAATGTAATAAATTCTTACTCCACAAAACATGTGCAGAGTCACCCCGTAGAATTCAAAGCCTAAGAAACCGAGAAGAGTTCCTTGACCTCCGTGTCAATATCCATCGTCAACAAACATGGGAGCAATTTTTGTCCAAACGTCCAGCTGAATTTTATACCTGTAACATGTGTATGAAACAAATGCCATGGATTTACTGCAGTCCTGGTTTTGTATTCTGTGTTTGTCTTAAATGTGCCATGTTCCAAGTTGATTATTTCATAAGCCGTAAAATTAAGCATCAATCTCACACTCAACACCAACTAGCCCTAATCCAACGTCCATCTTCATTCAAATGTGATGCTTGCAATGCGGAGGATAGTATTAAAGACATGTCATATAAATGTGTGGATTGTCCGTTTTGGATTCACAAGAGCTGCGCGGATGCTCCTACCTCTTTCCTCTTTCATTTCCACAAAAAACACCCTCTTATGCTCTCATTTTCTTTGCCACAAATTCATCACAAATTTGCACAGCATTGCAGACTCTGCAATGGAAAGCTGGGTGAATTAAATTGGCTGTACTATTGTTCCAAATGCAGATATTTCGCCCATTTTCAATGTGCTAGATCAAGGCAGATGTTGAG CTCTTCTGAAAACGAAGAATATCCCGAACTTGTGCACCTCCCAGCAGCTACTGAATCCTCTGTAAATTTATTGTTTGAGCAATTTATCAAGGAGATGAATGGTCCAAAGAACGAGGAAGGATGTAGCACTCGTCTTAAAGATTGGGCTCATGTGACACATCCTCTGCAGCTTGTTACACACGATGAGTTACACGATGAGAAAGATTTATTATTGATGTGCGATGGCTGTGCCAGACCCATCCGAAATGATGGCCATGTTTTCTATGCTTGTGTTCCTTGCCAATATTTTCTGCATAAATTCTGCGGTGAATTACCCACCACAGACCACCAAATAATTCCATCATACGAGCTTTTTCGTTGTGATTGGTGTCAATATTTGGGCAATGGTATATATTTCCGCAGAGATCTGCCAAGAAACTCGTGGTTATGGGATCTTGGACCTATTAAACAACATATAGCATGCTCAGCCCTACCCAAAATGATCAAACACGACTCCCACCCTCACCCACTTCACTTCAATAGTCATTATACTACTTATTGCAAAGCTTGTGGAGGGCTTTTAATTCCAAGGCACGGTTGCGAAGGTTGTGATTTCCATTTATGTGCAGGATGTATTATGAAGCCAAGTCGAGTGAAACATCGGTGGGATCCTCACCCCCTCCGCTTGATTTATGATCCTGGCATGGTTGAGGATCACGAACATGAGTTTCAATGTGAGTTCTGTTCTCAAGATTTGGACACGAACCTTTGGTTCTATCACTGCGACGATTGTGATCTTTCGTTTCATCTCAGATGTTATGATGAATCATGTTATCTCAACTTCTCACATGTCAAGTATGGAGCTACTGATATTATTAAAGACCATCTCCATCCTCACAGCCTCACGTTTGTACTCAATAAGAGGTTTCGTCTTTGCGGAAAATGTCACGACGGTCAGAATAGCGGGCCTGTCCTTGAATGTGCACCATGCAAAACCATATTCTGTGCGTACTGCTCTGGAATGCGGTCCGTGTATTATTAG
- the LOC108197834 gene encoding AT-hook motif nuclear-localized protein 5, with protein MEGKEGMALSGSSPYNLSRGVGGSVPNSGPLFGSSMQPGLASAPVFKSFTSPNEKDVENSAPISGHDSNMVVASDGANISLALSPMSSDPSLGSIVPGEKKGRGRPKGTGRKQRLASLGEWMTTSAGSAFTPHIIHIGAGEDIASKLLCFAQQRPRALCILSANGTVSSVTLRHPGSSLDSVTLEGRFPILRLSGSYLLSQGGPHNRTGGLSISIYSPEGHVLGGAVGGSLIAASTIQVVACTFVYDDWKTKNIPDAEAKADNDSDVQPTEKSSIPGSAGLKDPSEDIAPNSETSVLTLRCPGMTDPNTEIGLAHG; from the exons ATGGAAGGGAAAGAAGGAATGGCACTTTCAGGATCATCACCTTACAATTTAAGCAGAGGGGTTGGAGGGTCTGTCCCTAATTCTGGTCCTCTTTTCGGGTCGTCTATGCAACCTGGTTTAGCATCTGCACCTGTTTTCAAGAGCTTCACAAGCCCGAATGAAAAAGATGTCGAAAACTCAGCCCCTATTAGTGGCCATGACAGTAACATGGTTGTGGCCTCTGATGGGGCTAACATATCTTTGGCATTGTCCCCTATGTCATCTGATCCCTCTCTAGGGTCGATTGTCCCCGGGGAGAAGAAGGGTAGAGGGCGTCCGAAAGGGACTGGAAGGAAGCAAAGACTAGCATCTCTTG GTGAGTGGATGACCACTTCAGCAGGATCAGCTTTTACACCACATATCATTCATATTGGAGCCGGAGAG GATATTGCATCCAAGTTATTATGTTTTGCACAACAGAGACCAAGGGCTCTCTGCATATTGTCTGCAAATGGCACAGTTTCTTCTGTGACACTACGTCATCCTGGATCTTCTCTCGACTCTGTCACACTTGAG GGCCGTTTCCCAATATTGCGTTTGTCAGGTTCATACTTGCTCTCTCAAGGTGGCCCTCACAATCGGACTGGTGGTTTAAGTATATCGATCTACAGTCCCGAAGGACATGTGTTAGGAGGTGCGGTTGGGGGAAGTCTTATTGCGGCAAGCACCATTCAG GTTGTTGCATGCACCTTTGTATATGATGATTGGAAGACAAAGAATATTCCTGATGCAGAAGCCAAAGCTGACAATGATTCTGATGTTCAACCTACAGAGAAGTCATCTATACCTGGCAGTGCAGGGCTTAAGGACCCTTCTGAAGATATTGCCCCTAACTCGGAAACATCTGTGCTGACCTTAAGATGTCCAGGTATGACGGATCCAAACACTGAAATCGGCCTAGCTCATGGATGA
- the LOC135150633 gene encoding putative B3 domain-containing protein At1g78640, with protein sequence MSGHEDDERYSRRQAKRLRRFSFYTAEEEAEERLHGVCTKLGLYHDPWKIKKVLEQSDVNNLCRLMISRRMVQQHIVKVWERAGRFEDVQRLEERGGVGVKVWDCNRGKEFELVLKKHVSTDCYVFCGTWRSQFVSERELQKGDEIGLFWCNYSHCFFFSVLARAPAQPSV encoded by the coding sequence atgtctGGTCATGAAGATGATGAGCGATATTCGAGACGACAGGCTAAAAGACTCAGGAGATTCAGTTTTTATACTGCGGAGGAAGAAGCTGAGGAGAGATTGCATGGGGTTTGTACTAAACTTGGGTTGTATCATGATCCTTGGAAGATAAAGAAGGTTCTTGAACAGAGTGATGTGAATAACTTGTGCAGGCTTATGATCTCGAGACGAATGGTGCAGCAGCATATTGTCAAAGTGTGGGAAAGGGCTGGAAGATTTGAGGATGTGCAGAGACTCGAAGAGAGGGGTGGAGTTGGTGTTAAAGTATGGGATTGTAATAGAGGGAAAGAGTTTGAGTTGGTTTTGAAGAAGCATGTGTCTACTGATTGTTATGTTTTTTGTGGTACTTGGAGGAGTCAGTTTGTTTCTGAAAGGGAACTTCAGAAGGGTGATGAGATTGGCCTCTTCTGGTGCAATTATTCTCATTGCTTCTTCTTCTCGGTCCTTGCTCGCGCTCCTGCTCAGCCTTCTGTTTGA
- the LOC108225057 gene encoding putative ripening-related protein 1, protein MKKQVYLCATHLLILFLLSSSIVRAQECKPSGKLKGTKPPKDQCNTADGAECCVQGKLYDIYNCSPPVSKATEAILTLNNFEKNGDGGAPSECDQAYHSNKTSVVALSTGWFNDMKRCLKNITIYGNGMSVKAMVVDECDSTMGCDKDHAYQPPCDDNIVDASEAVWRALGVPVNDWGWMNVSWSDNV, encoded by the coding sequence ATGAAGAAACAAGTCTACTTGTGTGCAACACACCTCTTAATACTCTTTCTTCTGTCATCTAGTATTGTCAGAGCTCAAGAATGCAAGCCAAGTGGGAAACTCAAGGGAACAAAACCACCAAAAGACCAATGCAACACAGCTGATGGAGCCGAATGCTGCGTCCAAGGCAAGCTTTACGACATCTACAACTGTTCCCCTCCTGTCTCGAAAGCTACTGAGGCAATTTTAACCTTGAACAACTTTGAGAAGAATGGAGATGGAGGCGCGCCATCTGAGTGTGATCAGGCATACCATTCCAATAAGACCTCGGTAGTGGCTCTGTCGACTGGATGGTTTAATGATATGAAGAGGTGTCTTAAGAACATTACTATCTATGGTAATGGAATGAGTGTGAAAGCTATGGTGGTTGATGAATGTGACTCGACTATGGGGTGTGATAAGGATCATGCTTATCAGCCGCCTTGTGATGATAACATCGTCGATGCCTCTGAAGCGGTTTGGAGAGCTTTAGGTGTGCCTGTCAATGACTGGGGATGGATGAATGTATCCTGGTCTGACAATGTTTGA
- the LOC108225064 gene encoding putative B3 domain-containing protein At1g78640, whose amino-acid sequence MSGHEDDERYSRRQARRLRRFSFYTAEEEAEERLHGVCTKLKLYHDPWKIKKVLEQSDVNNLCRLMISRRMVQQHIVKVWERARRFEDVQSLEEGGGVGVKVWDCNRGKEFELVLKKHVSTDCYVFCGTWRSQFVSERELKKGDEIGLFWCNYSHCFFFSVLARAPSPAPV is encoded by the coding sequence atgtctGGTCATGAAGATGATGAGCGATATTCGAGACGACAGGCTAGAAGACTCAGGAGATTCAGTTTTTATACTGCGGAGGAAGAAGCTGAGGAGCGTTTGCATGGGGTCTGTACTAAGCTTAAGTTGTATCATGATCCCTGGAAGATAAAGAAGGTTCTTGAACAGAGTGATGTGAATAACTTGTGCAGGCTTATGATCTCGAGACGAATGGTGCAGCAGCATATTGTCAAAGTGTGGGAAAGGGCTCGGAGATTTGAGGATGTGCAGAGTCTCGAAGAGGGGGGTGGAGTTGGTGTTAAAGTGTGGGATTGTAATAGAGGGAAAGAGTTTGAGTTGGTTTTGAAGAAGCATGTGTCTACTGATTGTTATGTTTTTTGTGGTACTTGGAGGAGTCAGTTTGTTTCTGAAAGGGAACTTAAGAAGGGTGATGAGATTGGCCTCTTCTGGTGCAATTATTCTCATTGCTTCTTCTTCTCGGTCCTTGCTCGTGCTCCTTCTCCTGCTCCTGTTTGA
- the LOC108225074 gene encoding probable phospholipid hydroperoxide glutathione peroxidase has translation MASAQCYSVHDFVVKDAKGNDVDLSQYKGKVLLIVNVASQCGLTNKNYTELSELYEQYRGSGFEILAFPCNQFAGQEPGTTEQIANFVCTKFKAEYPVFDKIHVNGSSASPLYKFLKSSKHGTFGDNIKWNFTKFLVDREGNVVNRFSPTTAPHKLEKDIKKLLDEA, from the exons ATGGCCAGTGCCCAGTGCTATTCGGTTCATGATTTCGTTGTCAAG GATGCTAAAGGCAATGATGTCGACCTTAGCCAGTACAAGGGAAAGGTTCTGCTGATCGTCAATGTTGCATCTCAATG TGGCCTGACGAATAAAAATTACACAGAGTTGTCAGAGCTGTACGAGCAGTACAGGGGATCAG GTTTCGAGATTCTGGCTTTTCCCTGTAATCAATTTGCAGGGCAGGAGCCCGGGACTACTGAACAAATTGCAAATTTTGTTTGCACCAAATTCAAAGCTGAATATCCAGTATTCGACAAG ATTCATGTTAATGGTTCAAGTGCATCTCCACTGTACAAGTTCCTGAAGTCTAGCAAACATGGAACTTTCGGGGACAATATCAAGTGGAATTTCACCAAGTTCTTGGTGGATAGAGAGGGAAATGTAGTCAATCGCTTTTCTCCAACAACTGCTCCTCATAAACTTGAG AAGGACATAAAGAAACTGTTGGATGAAGCTTAA
- the LOC108197915 gene encoding probable phospholipid hydroperoxide glutathione peroxidase yields the protein MASESSSVQSIHVFTVKDAKGNDIELSKYKGKVLLIVNVASQCGLTTSNYTELAELYQKYKDQGLEILAFPCNQFNGQEPGTDEEITNFVCTRFKAEYPIFSKVDVNGSDAAPLYKYLKSVKGDEIEWNFAKFLVDRDGKLVERYAPTTTPLTFESDIKKVLGVA from the exons ATGGCCAGTGAATCCAGCAGTGTGCAGTCCATCCATGTATTCACAGTCAAg GATGCCAAGGGGAATGATATAGAGCTAAGCAAGTACAAGGGCAAGGTCTTGTTGATTGTCAATGTTGCATCTCAGTG TGGCCTCACCACTTCAAACTATACAGAGCTAGCAGAGTTGTACCAGAAGTACAAGGACCAAG GACTAGAGATCCTTGCATTTCCATGCAACCAATTTAATGGACAGGAGCCTGGGACTGATGAAGAAATCACAAATTTTGTTTGCACTCGTTTCAAAGCTGAATACCCTATTTTCAGCAAG GTTGATGTGAATGGATCAGATGCTGCTCCATTATACAAGTACCTCAAGTCTGTCAAAGGGGATGAAATTGAATGGAATTTCGCCAAGTTCTTAGTCGATAGAGATGGCAAACTTGTTGAGCGTTATGCTCCTACTACCACTCCACTTACCTTTGAG AGTGATATCAAGAAAGTTTTAGGAGTTGCTTGA
- the LOC108225083 gene encoding xyloglucan-specific galacturonosyltransferase 1 codes for MALSLSKKRSKLSKRAAKEHGFFHFIFSKLLYRLPLTLLLLIVVFLWSSTTTIISGHIVHVCVSSRKLNNLYCLSAGAQPNFDIPIPLINASSVDDHNLEVSIREAAPSVDVKNNITLVPQDIARYVQESHIDDHKLEVQEDDRGLIVDNVVDNDKLSEIESAVKVVEEHLQVHRSWRSNSRSLTTCDGRGVYVYDLPPKFNKDLVAQCSDMSPWLDFCDFFKNEALGEPIPKLGKGWYNTHQYSLEPIFHSRVLKHPCRVYNQNEAKLFYVPFYGGLDILRWHFKNASPDVKDTLALELVEWLKLQKPWALNSGKDHVFVLGKVSWDFRRRDDSPWGSTFLNLEEMQNPVKLLIERQPWHVNDIGIPHPTYFHPHSDEDIISWQFKIIQSSRNNLISFAGGARPDSPDSIRSVLINQCTSADTGKCKYQNCSSGGCDQPESIIELFLASEFCLQPPGDSPTRKSVFDSLISGCIPVFFDPFTAYYQYSWHLPEDHGRYSLFIDQEEVRKSKVNVVEWLMKIPKKARDDMRRYIVYELLPGLVYGDSSSEFEQFQDAFSITMNNLLEKATRSE; via the coding sequence ATGGCCCTTTCACTGTCTAAGAAAAGATCTAAGCTTTCGAAAAGAGCTGCAAAAGAACATGGTTTCTTTCATTTCATCTTTTCAAAACTACTCTATCGTCTCCCATTGACACTACTTCTCTTGATTGTTGTGTTCCTATGGTCTTCTACCACCACCATAATCTCTGGTCACATTGTCCATGTTTGTGTCTCGTCGAGAAAGCTCAACAATCTGTATTGCCTTTCTGCTGGTGCTCAGCCCAATTTTGACATCCCTATTCCCCTCATTAATGCCAGCTCAGTTGATGATCATAACCTCGAAGTTAGCATACGAGAGGCTGCTCCTAGTGTTGATGTCAAGAACAACATAACCCTTGTTCCTCAGGATATTGCAAGGTATGTTCAAGAGAGCCACATTGATGATCATAAACTTGAGGTGCAAGAGGACGACAGAGGCCTTATTGTTGACAACGTTGTTGACAACGATAAGCTCTCAGAGATTGAGTCTGCTGTGAAGGTGGTAGAAGAGCATCTGCAAGTTCATCGGTCATGGAGATCGAATTCAAGAAGCCTCACAACATGTGATGGCAGGGGGGTTTATGTGTATGATCTGCCACCAAAATTTAACAAGGATTTGGTAGCTCAGTGTAGTGATATGTCTCCTTGGTTggatttttgtgattttttcaaaaatgagGCACTAGGAGAGCCAATACCAAAGCTCGGAAAAGGCTGGTACAATACTCATCAGTATTCTCTGGAACCAATTTTCCATTCCAGAGTACTGAAGCATCCTTGCAGAGTTTACAATCAGAATGAAGCTAAGCTGTTCTATGTTCCGTTTTATGGTGGCTTAGACATCTTGAGATGGCATTTCAAGAACGCGTCTCCTGATGTGAAGGACACTTTGGCTTTGGAGCTTGTGGAATGGCTGAAGTTGCAGAAACCATGGGCTCTAAACTCTGGCAAAGATCATGTCTTTGTTTTAGGTAAAGTTTCATGGGATTTTCGGAGAAGGGATGATTCTCCTTGGGGAAGTACATTTTTAAATCTTGAAGAAATGCAAAATCCGGTGAAGCTGTTAATTGAAAGGCAACCTTGGCATGTCAATGACATTGGAATCCCACATCCTACTTACTTCCATCCTCACTCCGACGAAGATATCATCTCATGGCAATTCAAGATCATACAGTCAAGCCGAAACAACCTCATCAGCTTTGCAGGAGGTGCAAGGCCGGATTCTCCAGACAGCATAAGATCAGTGCTGATCAACCAATGCACTTCAGCAGATACTGGAAAATGCAAGTATCAGAATTGTAGCTCAGGAGGCTGTGATCAACCTGAATCCATCATTGAACTATTTTTGGCATCCGAATTCTGTTTACAACCTCCTGGTGACAGTCCAACTAGAAAATCTGTATTCGATTCTCTAATATCAGGCTGCATTCCTGTGTTTTTTGATCCTTTCACAGCCTACTATCAATACTCATGGCATTTGCCTGAGGATCACGGAAGGTACTCATTGTTCATAGATCAAGAAGAGGTGAGGAAGTCGAAGGTGAACGTAGTAGAGTGGCTAATGAAGATACCTAAGAAGGCCAGAGACGATATGAGGCGGTATATCGTGTATGAATTGTTGCCTGGATTGGTGTATGGAGATTCAAGTTCAGAGTTCGAACAGTTCCAGGATGCCTTCTCTATAACAATGAATAATCTTCTTGAAAAGGCGACGAGATCAGAGTAA
- the LOC108204778 gene encoding glutathione S-transferase T1-like, translating to MKLQIYKHCLSQPSHAVIIFCKLHQIEFEEIEISLANGQQYTPEYKVINPMGKLPAIVHGTYKLSESHAILIYLASFPGVADHWYPSDIQKRAKIQSVLDWHHSNLRQTAAYVMNSSAAPLLRRKLNLEAAVINRKVLLKSLKMIENFWLNGDGKFLLGNSQPSIADLSLACEIMLLELVPDRDQILSPYKKVLQWIEDTRNATNPFFDELHSLMFELKAVLTVESSVAEHSEARRKLRTLLSKL from the exons atgaagctacaaatttatAAGCATTGCCTTTCTCAGCCTTCTCATGCTGTTATAATCTTCTGCAA GCTTCACCAGATTGAATTTGAGGAGATTGAAATATCTCTTGCCAATGGCCAGCAATATACCCCTGAGTACAAAG TAATAAATCCGATGGGGAAATTGCCAGCAATTGTACATGGAACTTACAAGCTCTCTGAGAG CCATGCAATTCTTATCTATCTGGCTTCATTTCCTGGAGTTGCAGACCACTG GTATCCATCTGACATACAGAAAAGAGCTAAGATCCAATCAGTGTTAGATTGGCATCATTCTAATTTACGACAAACAG CTGCGTATGTTATGAACAGCAGTGCTGCACCTCTACTTCGTCGTAAATTGAACCTAGAAGCTGCTGTCATAAACAGAAAAGTCCTCCTTAAATCTCTTAAAATGATTGAAAATTTCTGGCTCAATGGCGATGGTAAGTTTTTGCTAGGAAACTCCCAACCGTCCATTGCAGATCTCAGCTTGGCTTGTGAAATCATGCTACTCGAG CTTGTCCCTGACAGGGATCAGATTTTAAGTCCATATAAGAAAGTTCTGCAATGGATCGAGGATACCAGGAATGCCACCAATCCATTTTTCGATGAGTTGCATTCATTAATGTTCGAGCTCAAAGCAGTGCTGACAGTAGAAAGCTCAGTAGCAGAACACAGTGAGGCCAGGAGGAAGCTTAGAACATTGCTATCTAAGTTGTGA
- the LOC108204777 gene encoding glutathione S-transferase T1-like yields MKLQIYSNRLSQPCRAVIIFCKLNGIEFEEIDVSLAKGQQFKAEFKAINPMARVPAIVHGSYKLFESHAILIYLACTFPGVPDHWYPADIQQRAKIHSVLDWHHSNLRLGEAGYVLDSRLRPLLGGKLNLEAAAVNEKLLSKSLAKIETFWLRGDGKFLLGNFQPSIADLSLVCEIMQLEIVPEIDRNRILSPHKKVLQWMEDTKNATNPYFDELHSFILELKAVLKADSSVGVTEETKQRSQAVLSKL; encoded by the exons ATGAAGTTGCAAATATATAGCAATCGCCTTTCTCAACCTTGCCGTGCTGTTATTATCTTCTGCAa GCTTAATGGGATTGAATTTGAAGAGATTGATGTTTCTCTTGCAAAGGGTCAGCAGTTCAAGGCTGAATTCAAAG CAATAAACCCAATGGCCAGAGTGCCAGCAATTGTTCATGGAAGTTACAAGCTCTTTGAGAG CCATGCGATTCTTATCTATCTTGCTTGTACATTTCCTGGAGTTCCAGACCACTG GTATCCAGCTGATATACAACAAAGAGCAAAGATCCACTCGGTTTTAGATTGGCATCATTCAAATTTACGACTGGGGGAAG CTGGGTATGTTCTGGATAGTAGACTTAGACCTCTACTTGGTGGTAAATTAAATCTAGAAGCTGCTGCAGTTAATGAGAAACTTCTGTCCAAATCTCTTGCAAAAATTGAAACTTTTTGGCTCCGAGGAGATGGTAAGTTTCTGCTGGGAAACTTTCAGCCGTCCATTGCAGATCTCAGCTTAGTGTGTGAAATCATGCAATTAGAG ATTGTGCCTGAAATCGATCGTAATCGAATACTAAGTCCACACAAGAAAGTTCTGCAATGGATGGAGGATACCAAGAACGCAACTAACCCTTACTTCGACGAATTACATTCATTCATATTGGAGCTCAAAGCCGTGTTGAAAGCAGACAGTTCAGTTGGAGTAACCGAAGAGACTAAGCAGAGGAGCCAAGCAGTGCTATCTAAGTTGTAA